The Chitinophagales bacterium genome has a window encoding:
- a CDS encoding DinB family protein has translation MPVFKIQSLINDLEKDVQYTLTELSTLQHLTQRELLEQPASGKWSIAQVLEHLNGYNRFYLKALEQAVSTSKVSIATEYKTGWLGQYFTKLMQPGENGKIGKKMSAPAEYNFGPGLDTDKVLSEFAAGQKHLLHLLEKARKADMRSVRVPISLTKLVKLKLGDTFRFVVAHQLRHFIQINSIRKQALNINTAPAI, from the coding sequence ATGCCAGTTTTCAAAATACAATCACTTATCAATGATCTGGAAAAGGATGTACAATACACTTTGACAGAACTGTCAACATTACAGCATTTGACACAAAGAGAACTATTAGAACAGCCAGCCTCGGGCAAATGGAGTATTGCACAAGTGCTGGAACATCTTAACGGCTATAACCGGTTTTATCTAAAGGCATTAGAACAGGCAGTTTCGACTAGCAAGGTGAGTATCGCCACAGAATATAAAACAGGCTGGCTTGGACAGTATTTTACCAAACTTATGCAGCCCGGAGAGAATGGTAAAATAGGAAAGAAAATGTCAGCACCTGCTGAATATAACTTCGGGCCTGGCCTTGATACTGATAAAGTATTGTCAGAGTTTGCCGCAGGGCAGAAGCATTTGTTGCATCTATTGGAAAAGGCTCGTAAGGCAGATATGCGTAGTGTGCGTGTACCTATCAGCTTAACAAAGTTGGTAAAATTGAAACTTGGAGACACATTTCGTTTTGTTGTCGCACATCAACTCAGGCATTTCATACAAATAAATAGTATCAGGAAGCAAGCACTAAATATCAATACTGCACCAGCAATTTAG